One stretch of Streptomyces hygroscopicus DNA includes these proteins:
- a CDS encoding glutamine amidotransferase produces MTTSSTASLPTASTPDAPVIGVLALQGDVREHFAALTAAGATARQIRRPEELAEVAALVIPGGESTTMSKLAVIFGLLEPLRERVRAGMPVYGTCAGMIMLADKILDGRDDQETIGGIDMIVRRNAFGRQNESFEARVDIDGIEGGPVEGVFIRAPWVESVGGGAEVLATFDGHTVAVRQGNVLATSFHPELTGDHRVHKLFVDMVRRA; encoded by the coding sequence GTGACTACGTCGTCCACTGCTTCCCTGCCGACCGCGTCCACGCCCGACGCGCCTGTGATCGGTGTGCTCGCCCTCCAGGGCGATGTCCGCGAGCATTTCGCCGCGCTCACCGCGGCCGGGGCCACGGCCCGGCAGATCCGCCGTCCCGAGGAGCTCGCCGAGGTCGCGGCCCTGGTGATCCCGGGGGGCGAGTCGACCACCATGTCCAAGCTGGCGGTCATCTTCGGGCTGCTGGAGCCGCTGCGCGAGCGGGTCCGGGCCGGAATGCCGGTGTACGGTACGTGCGCGGGCATGATCATGCTCGCGGACAAGATCCTCGACGGCCGGGACGACCAGGAGACCATCGGCGGCATCGACATGATCGTGCGCCGCAACGCCTTCGGCCGTCAGAACGAGTCCTTCGAGGCCCGGGTCGACATCGACGGCATCGAGGGCGGCCCGGTCGAGGGGGTCTTCATCCGCGCGCCGTGGGTCGAGTCCGTGGGCGGCGGTGCCGAGGTGCTCGCGACGTTCGACGGGCACACCGTCGCCGTCCGGCAGGGCAATGTCCTGGCGACCTCGTTCCACCCCGAGCTGACGGGTGACCACCGGGTGCACAAGCTCTTCGTGGATATGGTGCGGCGCGCGTAG
- a CDS encoding transcriptional regulator, whose protein sequence is MSGHSKWATTKHKKAVIDAKRGKLFAKLIKNIEVAARMGGSDPEGNPTLFDAIQKAKKSSVPNKNIDSAVKRGAGLEAGGAEYETIMYEGYGPNGVAVLIECLTDNRNRAASDVRVAMTRNGGSMADPGSVSYLFNRKGVVIVPKGELAEDDVLGAVLDAGAEEVNDLGESFEVISEATDLVAVRTALQEAGIDYDSADANFVPTMQVELEEDAARKIFKLIDALEDSDDVQNVFANFDVSDEVMAKVDA, encoded by the coding sequence ATGTCCGGCCACTCTAAATGGGCTACGACGAAGCACAAGAAGGCCGTGATCGATGCCAAGCGCGGCAAGCTCTTCGCGAAGCTGATCAAGAACATCGAGGTCGCGGCCCGGATGGGCGGTTCCGACCCGGAGGGCAACCCGACGCTCTTCGACGCCATCCAGAAGGCGAAGAAGTCGTCGGTTCCGAACAAGAACATCGACAGCGCGGTCAAGCGTGGTGCCGGTCTCGAGGCCGGTGGCGCCGAGTACGAGACGATCATGTACGAGGGCTACGGCCCCAACGGCGTGGCCGTGCTCATCGAGTGCCTGACCGACAACCGCAACCGCGCGGCCTCCGATGTCCGCGTCGCCATGACGCGCAACGGCGGCTCGATGGCCGACCCGGGCTCCGTGTCGTACCTGTTCAACCGTAAGGGCGTCGTCATCGTCCCCAAGGGCGAGCTCGCCGAGGACGACGTGCTGGGCGCGGTCCTGGACGCGGGTGCCGAGGAGGTCAACGACCTCGGTGAGTCCTTCGAGGTGATCAGTGAGGCCACCGACCTGGTCGCGGTCCGTACCGCCCTGCAGGAGGCGGGTATCGACTACGACTCGGCCGACGCCAACTTCGTGCCCACGATGCAGGTTGAGCTCGAGGAAGACGCCGCGCGCAAGATCTTCAAGCTGATCGACGCTCTCGAGGACAGCGACGACGTGCAGAACGTCTTCGCCAACTTCGATGTCTCCGACGAGGTCATGGCCAAGGTGGACGCCTGA
- a CDS encoding Holliday junction resolvase has protein sequence MRVLGVDPGLTRCGVGVVEGVAGRPLRMLGVGVIRTGADLAIGDRLVLIERGIEEWLDAHRPEFVAVERVFSQHNVRTVMGTAQASAVAMLCAARRGLPVALHTPSEVKAAVTGSGRADKAQVGSMVTRLLRLDAPPKPADAADALALAICHIWRAPATNRLQQAVAAHRTTNSARTTSTARTTSTAGTTSTARPPSTARTTKGRIS, from the coding sequence GTGCGCGTGCTGGGCGTGGACCCGGGGCTGACCCGGTGCGGCGTCGGCGTGGTCGAGGGGGTCGCGGGCCGCCCGCTGCGGATGCTCGGCGTGGGCGTCATCCGGACCGGGGCGGATCTCGCGATCGGCGACCGGCTCGTTCTCATCGAGCGAGGCATAGAGGAGTGGCTGGACGCCCACCGGCCCGAATTCGTCGCCGTGGAGCGGGTGTTCAGCCAGCACAATGTGCGCACCGTCATGGGCACCGCCCAGGCCAGCGCCGTCGCGATGCTGTGCGCGGCGCGCCGCGGGCTCCCGGTCGCGCTGCACACCCCCAGCGAGGTCAAGGCGGCCGTGACCGGATCCGGGCGCGCCGACAAGGCACAGGTCGGCTCGATGGTGACCCGGCTGCTGCGGCTGGACGCACCGCCCAAACCGGCCGACGCGGCGGACGCCCTGGCGCTCGCCATCTGCCATATCTGGCGGGCCCCCGCGACCAACCGCCTCCAGCAGGCCGTCGCCGCCCACCGCACCACGAATAGTGCCCGCACCACGAGCACCGCCCGCACCACGAGCACCGCCGGCACCACGAGTACCGCCCGCCCCCCGAGTACCGCGCGCACCACGAAAGGCCGTATCTCATGA
- a CDS encoding pyridoxal biosynthesis lyase — MSITPASTPNSDAPATGTARVKRGMAEQLKGGVIMDVVTPEQAKVAEDAGAVAVMALERVPADIRKDGGVARMSDPDMIEGIISAVSIPVMAKSRIGHFVEAQVLQSLGVDYIDESEVLTPADEVNHSDKWSFTTPFVCGATNLGEALRRIAEGAAMIRSKGEAGTGNVVEAVRHLRQIRGEIARLRGLDNHELYAAAKEIRAPYELVAEIAQTGKLPVVLFSAGGVATPADAALMRQLGAEGVFVGSGIFKSGDPAKRAAAIVKATTFYDDPKVIADASRDLGEAMVGINCDTLPESERYASRGW, encoded by the coding sequence GTGTCCATCACGCCCGCCAGCACGCCCAACTCCGACGCCCCCGCGACCGGAACCGCCCGCGTCAAGCGCGGTATGGCCGAGCAGCTCAAGGGTGGCGTGATCATGGACGTCGTCACCCCCGAGCAGGCCAAGGTCGCCGAGGACGCCGGTGCCGTCGCGGTCATGGCACTCGAGCGGGTGCCGGCCGACATCCGTAAGGACGGCGGCGTGGCCCGGATGTCCGACCCGGACATGATCGAGGGCATCATCAGCGCCGTCTCCATCCCGGTCATGGCCAAGTCGCGGATCGGCCACTTCGTCGAGGCGCAGGTGCTGCAGTCGCTCGGCGTCGACTACATCGACGAGTCCGAGGTCCTCACCCCGGCCGACGAGGTCAACCACAGCGACAAGTGGTCCTTCACCACCCCCTTCGTCTGCGGAGCCACCAACCTGGGCGAGGCGCTGCGCCGGATCGCCGAGGGTGCGGCCATGATCCGTTCCAAGGGCGAGGCCGGCACCGGCAACGTCGTCGAGGCGGTCCGCCACCTGCGCCAGATCAGGGGCGAGATCGCCCGCCTGCGTGGCCTGGACAACCACGAGCTCTACGCGGCCGCCAAGGAGATCCGCGCCCCGTACGAGCTGGTCGCCGAGATCGCGCAGACCGGCAAGCTGCCGGTCGTGCTGTTCTCCGCCGGCGGTGTCGCCACTCCGGCCGACGCCGCGCTGATGCGCCAGCTCGGCGCCGAGGGTGTCTTCGTGGGCTCCGGCATCTTCAAGTCGGGCGACCCGGCCAAGCGCGCCGCCGCGATCGTGAAGGCCACCACCTTCTACGACGACCCCAAGGTCATCGCGGACGCGTCCCGGGACCTCGGCGAGGCCATGGTCGGCATCAACTGCGACACCCTCCCCGAGTCCGAGCGCTACGCCAGCCGCGGCTGGTAA